TGATActtattattttataatttaggGAACCGAGTTAAAAAAATTTAATCCACAGATATTTAGAGGACACGTTAAGGCAATATTACTCTCGAGTTACAACTGCATAGTGAATTTATGCACAGTACCATCAATCATACTTAAAACCTGCTCATCATAGTTTTCACTAAGTAGCAAAAAATTTTATGCAATCACAGTAAGGATGTATAATTTTGTATCTGTATCCTGCAAATACCTATGAAATCTTTGTGTTAGGGTTTCATGCCAACAATGGATGGTATTCCTCAAGGAGTCTCTTGCGGTAGATGTGCGAGAAGCCACAGAGCGATGCTGCCCATTTGAGGGACAGAACTGACCATATTGCCATGAAGTAATGATTTGTACCAATGTTATCCATGGAGGGGAAACctgcatataaatattaaaaaagtTTTCAGTGTAATGTACCTTTAAAagttattttttaattgtttacATGCTTCTAATGATATTGTAGCATGACACTGGAAATAATGCAATGCTTTTTATAATACAGTACTATGTTTGGCAATTCTAAACTGACAAATGTCTACATGATAATGTTCCTTTGTTTTACATTGTAAAATTTAGGAAATGCAGTGCAAATTACTTTCAAATAGTGTAATCTTACCTTCATTTCTGGATATAGCAATACCAATGTACACTGCTGTTCCTATAACCCCAGCTATCAACCCTAAGAGCCCCAGAAGTCGTATTTGCAGAAGGTTCTCTGGTGTGTACCACAGCTCTATGGAGTGCTTCTTGTACAGAATGTGGATGAAGAGTGTTGTAGCAGCAAATGTTCCTGTAGCAAAGGTGACACAGTTTTCATATACAATTAAATTGTTTACAAATtcaaatgtacaatatatatatatatacacttatgTAGTTCAAGTTGTGTTTGTAAACTCTGAGCATATGATTAATGTGCCTCTTATATGATTGTTGGAACATTATTGCAACCTTGAGGGTCTCCATATGTACTGCCTTTGCTGAAAATTCCTCCATTGTTGCAGTTCATTTTTACCAAGAGAAGGTTTATGACACCATCTGCAGATACAATATTTTAGATAAAAGAtgtttgtccctcaatagaatcctTGGTAAATCCGATACCTTTGCTGTTATTCGCCTTATGTCCTTCCGTTCTTGTATTTGTATCTTGAGTGATAGTTAATGCCTTTTGAATATCTAGTGATGCAGATGATGCTCCATAGTCTTCCCACTTTGGTgccttcttctgataattacttgccatatattattaaaaatgtgTGAATGCTCAAGGACCACATCTCTGGATATTTCTAGAGTTTATTGTACTGTATAGTTACACTGTTTCATGTTaagttttaactaaaattataaaataatatacagtacTCTCCAGTTTATTACCTGACACAAAAGCCCACATGCCAGCTTGTCGATTTTCGAAGTGGAAGAAAACACACCAAAAGCTGACCATCCTGCTATGACTCCAATTACAGCAGTGATGATGTTGAAGTACATACAGCAACCACTACGACGAGCCATGATGAGTGGTTCAGCCAACTACCTGAAATTTTTACATTGGAAAAGTGCATTGAATGTTAATGAATGGGAAGAAATAAGCCACATAGAGGTGTAAAAGTTGAAATGAAAATGCATAGGATGTGAAATTGCAGAGTGCAATAACATAAAAAATAGATGGTTTAAATACAGTAGCTACATGGATATGGTGTTGATTGATA
The DNA window shown above is from Procambarus clarkii isolate CNS0578487 chromosome 65, FALCON_Pclarkii_2.0, whole genome shotgun sequence and carries:
- the LOC123771066 gene encoding LOW QUALITY PROTEIN: heme transporter hrg1-A (The sequence of the model RefSeq protein was modified relative to this genomic sequence to represent the inferred CDS: inserted 1 base in 1 codon), producing the protein MARRSGCCMYFNIITAVIGVIAGWSAFGVXFFHFENRQAGMWAFVSGTFAATTLFIHILYKKHSIELWYTPENLLQIRLLGLLGLIAGVIGTAVYIGIAISRNEGFPSMDNIGTNHYFMAIWSVLSLKWAASLCGFSHIYRKRLLEEYHPLLA